One Bradyrhizobium sp. CCGB12 genomic window carries:
- a CDS encoding SIR2 family protein, with product MDRSDTAALQERVISLGSGLAAIPERLLLAHARGEVLFICGAGISRPANLPDFRELVIDVYQALDPGVHTVLSRLPRGVCNQWEVDCNSLTDRQTAEVKRFTVGDYDVVLGMLERRLDEKTSGNSQVRREVANRLRRHGNVPADVHRTLMRLADRGGTTTIVTTNFDLLLEAGRKRGSQVETYALGSIPRPTRQTEFAGVLHVHGALDRDPNRFSELVLSDQDFGEFYLRRRVVPDFIYDAARLFHLVLVGYSANDPPMRYLLNAVAADGSRFDDLKERFTFFGTHSPDSVALEDWKARGITPIHYDAADNHKALQAILDRWAEFSAINGKPTKIDAQIRRLVKDARSAAPEADRDLFDHLIRRSNTSERVRLSSVASKAKADLGWLDAIIRIGLEHERTRRT from the coding sequence ATGGACCGATCGGATACAGCTGCACTGCAGGAACGGGTCATTTCTCTGGGCTCCGGTTTGGCCGCCATTCCGGAGAGACTGCTCCTTGCACACGCTCGCGGAGAGGTGCTCTTCATTTGTGGTGCTGGCATCTCCCGGCCAGCTAACCTCCCAGACTTCCGAGAGTTAGTCATCGACGTATATCAGGCTCTCGACCCGGGCGTTCACACAGTTCTCTCCCGACTGCCGCGCGGAGTGTGCAACCAGTGGGAAGTTGATTGTAATAGTCTGACCGATCGGCAAACTGCGGAAGTCAAACGCTTCACTGTCGGCGATTACGATGTCGTACTCGGAATGCTGGAGCGTCGTTTAGATGAAAAGACCAGCGGCAATAGCCAAGTCAGGCGCGAAGTGGCTAATCGATTGCGACGACACGGAAATGTACCGGCGGACGTTCATCGAACGCTGATGCGACTGGCCGACCGTGGCGGGACCACAACTATCGTGACAACGAACTTCGATCTGCTGCTCGAAGCAGGCCGAAAGCGCGGATCACAAGTCGAGACTTATGCGCTTGGCTCAATTCCGCGACCAACCAGACAGACTGAATTTGCCGGGGTGCTCCATGTCCACGGTGCTCTAGACCGCGATCCAAACCGATTTTCGGAGCTTGTTCTATCAGATCAGGATTTCGGTGAGTTCTACTTGAGGCGGCGCGTCGTGCCTGACTTCATTTACGACGCGGCCCGTCTCTTCCATCTTGTGCTCGTCGGATACAGCGCGAACGATCCTCCGATGCGCTACCTTTTGAATGCAGTTGCTGCGGACGGATCGCGCTTCGACGATCTGAAGGAGCGCTTCACGTTTTTCGGTACGCACAGCCCTGATTCGGTCGCATTGGAAGACTGGAAGGCCCGGGGTATCACCCCAATACACTATGATGCCGCAGATAATCACAAAGCCCTTCAAGCGATCCTAGATCGCTGGGCCGAGTTCTCGGCAATAAATGGAAAGCCGACCAAGATTGACGCTCAAATTCGGCGCCTCGTAAAAGATGCTCGGTCTGCCGCGCCGGAGGCCGACAGAGACCTATTTGATCACCTCATCAGACGCAGCAATACAAGCGAGCGCGTTCGATTGTCATCGGTGGCGTCGAAAGCGAAAGCCGATCTCGGTTGGTTGGATGCGATCATTAGAATTGGGTTAGAACATGAACGGACGCGCCGCACATGA